The Plectropomus leopardus isolate mb chromosome 7, YSFRI_Pleo_2.0, whole genome shotgun sequence genome window below encodes:
- the m6pr gene encoding cation-dependent mannose-6-phosphate receptor — protein MKVVSTHSGAPFLVWIVVVQVVLFGSGVYTADGTKNCKLLSESESERKVLSRLEPLAHKNFTAETRSAAENYTYVFQLCGDAAGVVGAGAVQFDSKKTDIKPTVIGKYDATQAIGGSDWVMLIYKNGDSYDEHCNKEQRRAVVMISCDRKTDAGQLSVVLEDRDRLQECFYLFELDSSAVCPALESHISTGSIMLIIGFCLLAVYLIGGFLYQRLIVGAKGMEQFPNYAFWVEFGNLTADGCDFVCRSRNREEAPAYRGVASEPLEEEPEERDDHLLPM, from the exons ATGAAG GTGGTCAGTACTCACAGTGGAGCGCCTTTCCTGGTGTGGATCGTGGTTGTTCAGGTGGTCCTATTTGGGAGTGGAGTGTACACCGCTGATGGCAccaaaaactgtaaactgtTATCTGAGTCTGAATCAGAGCGGAAAGTTCTCAGTCGACTAGAGCCACTCGCCCATAAGAA CTTTACGGCAGAGACCAGGAGCGCAGCTGAGAATTACACATACGTGTTCCAGCTGTGCGGGGACGCAGCGGGTGTCGTAGGAGCGGGAGCTGTTCAGTTCGACAGcaagaaaacagacattaaacCAACAGTGATTGGCAAGTACGATGCAACACAGGCCATTGGAGGAA GCGATTGGGTGATGCTGATCTACAAAAACGGCGACAGTTATGATGAGCACTGCAACAAGGAACAGAGGAGAGCTGTGGTCATGATCTCTTGTGACAGGAAAACAGATGCG GGCCAGTTGTCGGTGGTGCTGGAGGACCGGGATCGGTTGCAGGAGTGTTTCTACCTGTTTGAGCTGGACTCAAGTGCAGTGTGTCCAGCTCTTGAGTCCCACATCAGCACTGGCTCCATAATGCTCATCAT TGGTTTTTGTCTTCTGGCTGTTTATCTCATTGGAGGTTTCCTCTACCAACGACTGATTGTCGGAGCCAAAGGCATGGAGCAATtcccaaattatgctttttgggTGGAGTTTGGCAATCTGACAGCG GATGGCTGTGACTTTGTGTGTCGGTCACGTAATCGGGAGGAAGCGCCAGCCTACAGAGGAGTGGCCTCAGAGCCCTTAGAAGAAGAGCCAGAGGAGAGAGACGACCACTTACTACCAATGTGA
- the phc1 gene encoding polyhomeotic-like protein 1: MDGGEDQNTNTTNGNPQTSGNSRAPQIAHMSLYERQAVQALQALQRQPNAAQYFQQLMLQQQINSAQLHNLAAVQQATLAASRQSNTPSNSMSQATTTVNLSTTSAGGTTTNPRPHGPATSATTTALNQSVLLGGNSAGQGQMYLRVNRSLRAPLASQLIFMPGGTATATVATVAQTQPQQQQQQQQQQQQQQQQQQQQQQQQQQQQHEVAPNTASAQSDNDQVQNLALHCVSSPRAVAVKSELPERKDVANFTLGQQQQQQQQQQQQQQTFTQTAQQQQVQPQQQQQQMAKANFTQQSTTNAMAVKTVTPAASVAPSSTSSAALPLSQLLLSSSAAPVILVPTSNVPTTTQGYPIGSVTPKANINTQTLVVQPLQQASTTAEKGPVPIQPKTAQGHRLPVQLPPRHPPPILPAPPNNSQHNTPHIPVQLVGARQGLAGNAQAVALAQARSGTAQESNTGGNANTVSNNSVMIKPAIGSLKRKSDCDAPNDMATESSDSAPTKDSAPPLSPAPTKDSAPPVAAAFSSPPTLSLPLPLSRVGHGDKDRAPVPQAVVKPQVLTHLIEGFVIQEGAEPFPVAGLLKDRDFALVGRSENGPPLLKCEYCGSLAPASQFRGSKRFCSNTCAKRYNVSCSQHFKTSRGRSAAGLAPPPAPTESAARRRGPSRRSSSNITCNKISTRHLPVKCHSESSRSEDISSDGEEEEDDSPSLSPSSSHSCSRADERSAPPSDSSAPGSLPLDGANFLSATPAQWSVEEVCRFISSLQGCEELAAQFLSQEIDGQALLLLREDHLISTMNIKLGPALKICASINTLRE; this comes from the exons ATGGATGGAGGTGAagaccaaaacacaaacaccactaATGGAAATCCTCAGACAAGTGGGAACTCCCGTGCACCACAGATAGCCCACATGTCTCTATATGAGAGGCAGGCTGTACAG GCTCTCCAAGCTCTGCAGAGACAGCCAAATGCAGCTCAGTACTTCCAGCAGctcatgctgcagcagcagatcaaTAGTGCCCAACTCCACAACTTGGCTGCTGTGCAACAG GCCACGCTTGCAGCTAGTCGTCAGTCCAACACCCCAAGTAACAGCATGTCCCAGGCGACCACCACT GTCAACCTAAGCACCACATCTGCAGGGGGTACCACGACCAATCCCCGTCCCCACGGCCCAGCCACCtctgcaacaacaacagctctTAACCAGTCAGTGTTGCTGGGTGGAAACTCTGCGGGACAGGGACAGATGTATCTTAGA GTCAACCGCTCTCTCAGGGCTCCCCTTGCTTCTCAGCTCATTTTCATGCCTGGTGGTACAGCAACAGCTACTGTGGCAACAGTTGCCCAGAcacagccgcagcagcagcaacaacaacagcaacaacagcaacaacaacaacaacagcaacaacagcaacaacaacagcagcagcagcagcagcatgaagtCGCTCCTAACACAGCCAGTGCCCAGTCTGACAATGATCAG GTTCAGAATCTGGCCCTACATTGCGTTTCCTCTCCCAGAGCAGTTGCTGTCAAGTCTGAGCTTCCTGAGAGGAAAGATGTCGCCAACTTTACTCTcggacagcagcagcagcagcagcagcagcagcagcagcagcagcagactttTACCCAAacagctcagcagcagcaagtgcaaccacaacagcagcagcagcaaatggCCAAAGCCAACTTTACCCAGCAGTCCACTACCAACGCTATGGCTGTAAAGACTGTTACTCCTGCTGCTTCTGTAGCTCCTTCTTCCACCTCCTCTGCAGCACTCCCTTTGTCCCAACTccttctgtcctcctctgctgctcccgTAATCCTGGTGCCCACCTCAAATGTTCCCACCACCACCCAGGGCTACCCCATTGGCTCAGTGACCCCAAAAGCCAACATCAACACTCAGACTCTGGTGGTGCAGCCCCTCCAACAGGCCAGCACGACTGCAGAGAAAGGACCTGTGCCAATCCAGCCCAAGACAGCTCAGGGACACCGCTTACCTGTGCAGCTGCCTCCCCGACACCCACCTCCCATTCTTCCAGCGCCACCTAACAACAGCCAGCATAACACTCCACACATCCCTGTGCAGCTTGTGGGAGCCAGGCAGGGCTTGGCAGGAAACGCACAGGCTGTGGCCCTGGCACAGGCACGAAGTGGCACGGCCCAGGAAAGTAACACTGGTGGAAATGCTAACACAGTCTCCAACAACAGCGTTATG ATAAAGCCCGCCATTGGCTCTCTGAAGAGAAAATCTGACTGTGATGCACCAAATGACATGGCGACAGAATCTTCAGACTCCGCACCCACGAAAGATTCTGCTCCTCCCTTATCACCTGCCCCGACGAAGGACTCGG CTCCTCCTGTAGCAGCCGCCTTCTCATCTCCTCCCACCCTGTCCCTGCCGCTGCCCTTGTCAAGAGTCGGGCATGGGGACAAAGACAGAGCGCCTGTTCCTCAGGCAGTGGTCAAACCTCAAGTTCTCACCCACCTCATAGAGGGCTTTGTTATTCAGGAGGGAGCTGAGCCCTTCCCT GTTGCTGGACTCCTGAAAGACAGAGATTTTGCCCTGGTGGGCCGCTCAGAGAACGGACCTCCGT TGTTAAAGTGTGAGTACTGTGGAAGTTTGGCTCCAGCCAGCCAGTTCAGAGGATCAAAGAGGTTCTGTTCAAATACTTGTGCTAAGAG GTATAACGTGAGCTGCAGTCAACACTTCAAGACAAGCAGAGGGAGGAGTGCTGCAGGGCTGGCACCACCTCCAGCACCCACTGAGAGCGCTGCTAGGCGTAGGGGCCCCTCTCGCAGGAGCAGTTCTAATATCACCTGTAATAAAATCTCAACCAGGCACCTTCCCGTTAAG TGTCACTCTGAGTCCAGTCGCTCGGAGGACATATCCAGCGACGGcgaagaagaggaggacgatTCTCCTTCGCTGTCCCCAAGCTCCTCACACTCCTGCTCAAGAGCTGACGAGCGCAGCGCTCCTCCGTCTGACAGCTCGGCTCCTGGGAGCCTCCCACTAGATGGGGCTAACTTTCTCTCAGCAACTCCTGCTCAGTGGAGCGTGGAAGAAGTCTGCAGGTTTATCTCCTCACTTCAAG GCTGTGAAGAATTGGCGGCCCAGTTTCTGTCACAGGAAATAGACGGGCAGGCTCTGCTGCTCCTGCGAGAGGACCATCTCATCTCCACCATGAATATCAAGCTGGGTCCCGCTCTCAAGATCTGTGCCTCCATCAACACCCTGCGTGAGTGA